One window of the Populus nigra chromosome 4, ddPopNigr1.1, whole genome shotgun sequence genome contains the following:
- the LOC133690786 gene encoding large ribosomal subunit protein eL18y-like → MNLMNKRARPKRVFLPKGLKTLASLSLSFSSLSRTLDLPLPQQSSSNSTTTMGIDLKAGGKSKKTKRTAPKSDDIYLKLLVKLYRFLVRRTGSKFNAVILKRLFMSKINKPPLSLSRLITFMKGKKDKIAVVVGTITDDIRVYEVPALKVTALRFTETARARIEKAGGECLTFDQLALRAPLGQNTVLLRGPKNAREAVKHFGPAPGVPHSHTKPYIRSKGRKFEKARGKRNSKGFRV, encoded by the exons ccctctctctctctttctcttcccttTCAAGGACGCTTGATTTGCCTCTACCCCAGCAGTCGAGCAGCAACAGCACAACAACAATG GGTATTGATTTGAAGGCCGGTGGAAAGAGTAAGAAGACTAAGAGAACAGCTCCAAAGTCCGATGATATCTACCTCAAGCTCCTCGTCAAG TTGTACCGGTTTTTGGTGAGGAGGACAGGCAGCAAGTTCAATGCGGTGATACTGAAGAGACTCTTCATGAGCAAGATCAACAAgcctcctctttctctctctcgttTGATCACTTTCATGAAGGGCAAG AAAGACAAGATTGCCGTTGTTGTTGGGACTATAACTGATGATATTAGGGTTTATGAGGTCCCTGCTCTCAAGGTTACTGCCTTGAGGTTCACCGAAACTGCTCGTGCTAGGATTGAGAAGGCAGGTGGAGAATGCTTGACTTTTGACCAACTTGCTCTTCGTGCTCCTCTTGGTCAGAACACG GTTCTTCTCAGAGGTCCCAAGAATGCACGTGAGGCTGTGAAACACTTTGGACCAGCTCCTGGTGTGCCACACAGCCACACCAAGCCCTACATACGGTCAAAGGGAAGGAAATTTGAGAAGGCTAGGGGTAAAAGGAATAGCAAGGGATTTAGGGTTTGA